The sequence CGGATCTCTCACGGGTCGCGGAGGATCTCGGCCTTGCCGTCATCACCCTCCTCCCAAAAAATGCCGCAGACAAGCATATCGTTGCTTCAGTCGTCAACATCCTCGCAGGATACGATATCCCGATACGCCAGCTCTTTGTGACCGATCCGGTCTATGCAGAAGAGCCGAAGCTTGTGGTGATCATCGACGGAGCCCTCCCGCACGGGGTTGCAGAGGATCTGCGAAAACTTCCCCAGGTCATGAGACTGATCCTCTGATCAGGAGCGAAAGAGTTCCATCTCAAGTGCGAGACGGTATGTCCTCTTCCGCTTCGTGCGGGGGAGATCAGCGATTCTGATCATCCGCTCCTCAATATGGATCTCCGATGAACCCCTCACACAATTGTCTGCATGTGCAACGATCTTCTCAGAAAGAGTCCGTGGCATGGCATCACGGGGAGTAAGACCAAGCTGGAGGCATTCGTCGGATGTCTGGCCTGCCCCGAGATGGCATTCGACGATCCGGGAGAGCAGTTCGGGGATCCCACGCTCCCGGCAGATATCCCCGCCAGCCTCTGCATGATCGAGGTCGTGCGTCACTGATCTGCCGATATCATGGAGAAGAGCCCCGCACCGGGCAAGGCAGGGGATAACCGCTTCATCATGGGTATAGTCAGCAACCACCCGCCTGACGGCACGGGAGTGGGCGATCACCTTCTTTGTACACCCGGCACCGAGAAGATGATCGATGCAGGCATCCTCGGAGATACAGTCAGGCATCACCGAGTGATTCATTGATTGCCGCAAGCCTCCGTCTCAGTGCGGTGACAAGCACCTCATTATCAAAATGGCTGAGTGGAACCTCACAGGTCACACAGGAGAACTCGTGTGGGAACGCCTCGCTGAAGGTATACATCGCACCACAGGTCTTGCAGAGGTAGAAATCATTCTCCTCCTCGTAGCGCCTCCGCGCCTCAAGCTTCTCCCTGACGGTTGCCAGATCCTCGGCGATGACCGGTTCAAGGTTATCGAGCCTGAGGTGCCAGAGGTAGGTGAGCCAGCCGGTCTCATTGTCTTTTACTCTCCGGTACTCAGCCAGCCTCCGTTCATACAGTGTATAGAGGCTGTGCCTGACGGAGTTGAGGTTGATCCCGGTGATCTCGGCAAGAGCCTCATCACTGTGCTCACCGGTCTCGGGAAACCGGGCAATGAGCTGGATCCCCTCGTCACCCACAAGACGGAGGAAAAATTCATGAATGGCCGGATTCTGCAGAAGTTCTTCCACTCGTTCCATTACGCAAGATATGGTGCTATGATACTAATATGGTTATCCAGCATCACAAGGGCGGCCTCCCGTGTACCACCATACCCAAAGACACTGACAACCGCATCTCCTCTGGAAAATTCGGTCCCTATCGGAGGAATATCGGCGATGAAGGATCCGAATCTCCGGAGATCATGAAGGAGAATACAGTCATCTTCGGCAAAGAGAATGCGCCGCGCCGCATACCTGCGGGGCTTTGGCCGCATCTCCGGAAGGATGCCGGCGCATGCCTGCATATGAAGGGAGAAGAGATTCATGCCGGTTGCCGATTCAACGGTGTCAAGGGTTGCCTGGAACCGTGGGTTCACCTCAATCGCAACCGCCTCATCAGAGAGGACAAAATCGATCCCAATGGATCCGACACAGCCGGTTGCCGCCGCTATCTTCTCGGCACAGTCCATCATCTCACCGGCAAGCGGGTGATCACAGGGGGTGATCGACCCCGCAAAACCAAAGCCCGCCTCGCCTTCACCCCGGAGGATCTGTTCGTTTGCTGTCACCGCAACGGCCCGTCTCCCATCTGAGAGGCACGAGACACTGGCAGGCGTACCCTCGATGATCTGCTGGGTCATGTAGGGGAGATCGATCATCTCAATCCATGCATCCATCTCCTCCTGTGATGAGATGATGGCATTCCTCCACCCGCCAGCCCCGGTGATCGGTTTGGCAAAGACCGGAAACGTATCACAGCCCGCAAGGCAGGGATGAGGTACAGCTATCCCCTCAAAGAATGCCTGTGTCTTCATCTTGTCGATGAACCGCGATACGATCTGGGGACTGGTCCCGGCACGGGAGATTCCAGGGCAGACAACCTCTTCAGCACCCGAGGTGAGAACCAGATGATCGATCCTGTTTCGTGATCGTATCTCCTTAATTGCACCCGGGAGATCAGTAAGCTCCTCAAAGCGCACGTAATCATCAACATACCAGCCGGAATCGAGATCACAGAAGTGATCGACAGCGATGACGCGGTATCCCGCTCTCCAGGCGGATGAGACGACATGCCGTGTGGCATATCCGGCAACAAGTACCGTCTCCCTCACAGCTCCACCGTATTCTTCCCCCGTTCGCACGGAATGACACGGATATCGGCATCCGGAAACTCACACTCAAGCTCTCTTCCCTCATACAGCTGATCGAGGAAGACGGCGAGTCCGGCAATCTCGGAGTGAGGCTGGTTGGTGACGCCGACATTGTAGTCAGCAAGTCCGTATATCTCGCCCGGCACTTTTTCTGCACCGACGATGATAAGAACCTTCGGAGCAGTCCTGATCTCCCTGATGACATCCTGGATACGAAGGCCGTACATCGTCAGATGAACAACAATTCCTCCGGACTCCTTGAATTCGTGGATGCACTGCCTCCAGTGAACACCATCCTCAATATGATAGT is a genomic window of Methanocalculus alkaliphilus containing:
- a CDS encoding regulator of amino acid metabolism, contains ACT domain protein, with translation MWSEIVEIFADSPSQRRVVGFLLENGFGVNSAGRITANGIEMPATQVARAIGVDRRVVDTTAHSILENENLRRVFCNIRVTPDLSRVAEDLGLAVITLLPKNAADKHIVASVVNILAGYDIPIRQLFVTDPVYAEEPKLVVIIDGALPHGVAEDLRKLPQVMRLIL
- a CDS encoding HD domain-containing protein — translated: MNHSVMPDCISEDACIDHLLGAGCTKKVIAHSRAVRRVVADYTHDEAVIPCLARCGALLHDIGRSVTHDLDHAEAGGDICRERGIPELLSRIVECHLGAGQTSDECLQLGLTPRDAMPRTLSEKIVAHADNCVRGSSEIHIEERMIRIADLPRTKRKRTYRLALEMELFRS
- a CDS encoding transcription factor, whose amino-acid sequence is MERVEELLQNPAIHEFFLRLVGDEGIQLIARFPETGEHSDEALAEITGINLNSVRHSLYTLYERRLAEYRRVKDNETGWLTYLWHLRLDNLEPVIAEDLATVREKLEARRRYEEENDFYLCKTCGAMYTFSEAFPHEFSCVTCEVPLSHFDNEVLVTALRRRLAAINESLGDA
- a CDS encoding ATP-grasp domain-containing protein, producing MRETVLVAGYATRHVVSSAWRAGYRVIAVDHFCDLDSGWYVDDYVRFEELTDLPGAIKEIRSRNRIDHLVLTSGAEEVVCPGISRAGTSPQIVSRFIDKMKTQAFFEGIAVPHPCLAGCDTFPVFAKPITGAGGWRNAIISSQEEMDAWIEMIDLPYMTQQIIEGTPASVSCLSDGRRAVAVTANEQILRGEGEAGFGFAGSITPCDHPLAGEMMDCAEKIAAATGCVGSIGIDFVLSDEAVAIEVNPRFQATLDTVESATGMNLFSLHMQACAGILPEMRPKPRRYAARRILFAEDDCILLHDLRRFGSFIADIPPIGTEFSRGDAVVSVFGYGGTREAALVMLDNHISIIAPYLA
- a CDS encoding tRNA (cytidine(56)-2'-O)-methyltransferase encodes the protein MIETYILRIGHRHDRDQRVTTHVGLTGRALGAKGMYLAADDPGVVESIRSVARRFGGDYHIEDGVHWRQCIHEFKESGGIVVHLTMYGLRIQDVIREIRTAPKVLIIVGAEKVPGEIYGLADYNVGVTNQPHSEIAGLAVFLDQLYEGRELECEFPDADIRVIPCERGKNTVEL